A segment of the Symmachiella macrocystis genome:
CGAAATCTGGTGAAGGGAAACCGTAATCCAACTCGCCCAGCAACGCCTCCTGCTCTTCACCATTCCAGCTCTTGTACTGGACGTTGGTTTCGCGATGTTGGTGAACAAGGTCGTCCAGGGACTTCAGCAATTTGGGGACCGCCGCGGTCACGCATTTCACGTTGCGTTTCTTGGCGGGGATCACCGGTGTCCGCCGCTGGGGATCGATCAGCCCCAGTGCATCGTCCAGCGTGACCGTTTCGCGATTCGATTCTAAGATCGCATCGACTTGTACTTGCTCGGCTTTCAAGACCTTGCCGCGCTCTTCGACCCAGGTTTGCACGGTTTTGATACATTCCGTTCGTCGGCGGTCCGCTTCAGCCAGTTGCCGCAAAACCTCAAGCCCGGCCAACCGTTGGCCTTTTTGCTTGGCAGCCATTAACCGTGCTGCACTCTCCATCGCTTGTTTGTCGGGCAACGTCAGGAGCAGCGATACGATCCCCGACCGCAGGTCGACCGCCGTGCGCGTGAGTAACGCTTCAAGGTGTTTCGTTTCAGCCGGTTTCAGTTTTGTATTCTTATACGCCTCAAAGGCTACGCTGCGCACGTCGGGGGACGCATCGCCGACGTGTTCCAGAATCGCCGTACGCGTCTGCGGATCCCACGTTTTCTGTTCCGCCAATGTCGTAACGATCCGCGACCGGTTCGCGGGATCAAGCTGTTTTAAATGGGGGATTAACCGCGTGGGAGGTAATGTTCCCAGCGATGAGACCAAGAGCGATGCCACGAAACCACGCTGCGCTGTGATTTCAAGCCACGGCCAAACTAAAGGTTTTAGCAATTTCGGCTTCTCCGGCATCCGTTCGTAAAGGCGCTCAAGTGCGACGAACATTCGTTCGTCGCCCAGGGTGCCAGTTTTGCCTTCATCGTCAAATTCGTCGTGCATCGGTCCGGTAAGCGCTATGAGCGCGACGCGGAGATCGTCATCGTCCAACGCTTTGATCAGAGCGGAGCCAGTCGCCGGTATTTCCAAGTGGCTGAGGTGCAGCGCGGCAACAAAGCGCATCTCCACATTCTTGTGCGCAAGCAACTTTTCAGCCGGTTTGACCGATGCCGGCGCGTCTTCAAACGCGATCGCCCACAGCGCAAGGTAGGCGCGTTCAGGATCGCTCCCGGCGAGGGCCTGTTGACATTTGGCGGGTTCCTCTAGCAGGTCGGCAACTATGGAAATCGTGTCGTTGACTTTTTTTGTCGCTGCCGATGCCCAAGCCAGACTAAACCACCCGTCCATTGCCATGACAACAGAGCTAAAGCGGGATAGTCCCTCGTCGACTATCAATCGCAACATTTGGCGGAATGCCTGCGGATGGGCGTCCACGACCGTTTGCAGGATCGATTGACGCAGGCCTTCCTGCCGCTGCGCCGCCCGCAACATATTCTGCATCAATTCCCAACCTTCGGGCCGTGATGCGCATAACAAGCCCCGTATGACGTGCTCACCCATGCCGCCAATCTCGTGTTCTTTGCGCGCCGAAGCACACAAGATTTCGAAGACTTCGTCCCCCTCTTTTCCACCAGCGTCCATCTTGGCGGCCAGGAGTGTCCCGACTTCGGCATTGTAATTTTGCCATCCGATTTGGATATAAGGACTCCAAGCGGCCAACCACGGCGCGGTGAGCACGTCGTCGCGAAAACCGCCGGCCAAAGCGATCATTGAATGGACCCAAGCCGCACGGCGTTTGCTGGAGAGATTCGGCAATTTCGCAGCTCGAAAGGGCCGGTGATAATAACCCGCTGAATACGGCGCCGACTTCAGCCACTGCCAACCCAATTCCACGTCACCGGCGAACTTGCCAAAAAACGTGCGAAACAGTTTTGTCCGCTCGGCTTTCGTCAGCGTTTCGAGTCCCTCACCCGGCAACTGCCGATAACTGGCAAGAAAGTCCATGAAGCCTGTGTGGTCTTTTCCAGACTTGTCTTTGCCCAGCAAGGCGAAGCCAACTTCACGGGGTTTTTTGGGTAATTTCTTGACGGCCGACAACCACCGGTCGGCGTTCCCGTTACCGTCTGCCTCTTGACTGACTTGCCATTTTTCCAACTGTTCCTTCGCGGCTTCCGGGTCGAGCATGGAAATTCCTTCGGGAAAGCCTGTTGCGGCTTTTCGTTGATGAGCGATGAAGATTGTGCAGAGAATGCTGCGAGAACGCGATCACATGGCGACGACAAACTCAAAGGAAATTATCCGCCGGCGAGTAAGGTCAATCGCACGAAGGTCAGTCGACTATCGGGCTGCAGATAAACGGGTCGGTCCAACGCGCGTTGCTCCTGGCCGTCAATGACGACGAGATACATGCCGTCTTCAAATGCTTGCAGTGCCGTCGCCACGGCATCTGCTTCATCAACCTGTTGCGGCTCGACCTCGCTACCCCCGGAATCGATTTTCCCTGCTTCGACCCCCGCATCGATTTCACGGGCAGTCAGTGCGCGAATGAGCTGATGGTCGGTTTGCCGCTGTTGAAACGCGGCCACTTCGTGCTGCACGATAGACTTGATCAAATCGCGGAGCGTGCTCCCCCCGTCATGAGAGTCTTCCGGCGGTGGGACGGAGAAATCGTCAAAGAGCGGCTTTTTACGTCCAATTGTTTTCCCACTGACAGTCAGCATGACCAGCTCCAAATTCGGTTGAGATTGCTGCTGTCATTATGCGCCGAATCGTGTTCGTCCGCAAAGTATTTCTCGGGCGTTCTCTTGTTTGGGTGGAATCGTCTTCTGGCCTTTGAATTGACAGAGACCATTCCACAACGCATCGTCGGCCAGACTCATTTTTAAAAAATGATCAGCAACACAAACTGCCAGCAATCTAGCCACACGAGGCCAGATTGCTGGAGCAGATTGTGAGGAAGTTGCGTGAGGCGGAGGCGATACTGAAAACTAAACTTACTTCTCTTCCGGTTGCTCCAATCGTACTAGCAGGTAATTCTCCACGCGATCGGTGCCAAAATGTACGAGTAGCGGAGCTTCGTCTTGCGTGAGATTGTAAAGCCCCGTTTCGGCGACGATGTCTTCACTGTCGCCAATACGAAATGCGGCCCGCTGCGTTTCCTTGTCGACTTGACCTTGGACCGTTTGTGCTTGGTCGGTGTCGATATTGTACAGCGTCCCGCTGACAATGCCGTCTCGGTTGACCGCCAATTGCATGGTTAAACTCGGTTGAACATCCTTTTCATTCATCGATACGGCAAACGTGCCCAGTGGCATCCACTCTGCCGCCTCCGCCTGCTCTTCCGACTCAGGTGGCGCGACCGTTGCCAGATCCATCGCACTGGCTGCAAATTCATCGGCCGTCGCCACTTCGGTTCCGCCTATATATACCGAATTGTCTTGATAGGTCACATTGCCACCAGCGCCATAGTCGTAATACACCGGTTGCGACCATGTCGTGGCTGGAGCCGACCATGTAAACCAATTCGTCAACGTTCCCCATGCGGGGACCGTCCACCAATGGTTCCAACCGTAGTTGTGGTCCCAGTTGTGGTAATGCCAACCGCCCAGGTCGTGGTAATGGTTATCCCACCAACCGTTGCCAAACCAATTCCCTTGATAACCATAACCTCGCCAGTTATTGCGAACACCATTCCCCCAACCGTTCCAATAGCCGCGGCGGGCGCCCGATGCGTTCCACCAGTTCCCGCGATTCGAATTGACGAATGCGTTGTTCCATCGGTTGTGGATATTGATATTCGTGCTGTTATCTATGTTCGCCCAGCGTGGACGGTTGTTGATGATCTTGTTGTTGTTCCAACGACCACGGTCACCGTATCCCGGCCGATGGCGGTCCGCAAAATCAGGTCGGTTGCCAGGGCGATTCGGGCGATTGCCCGGTCGATTCGGGCGGTCACCTGGTCGGTTGGGACGATTGCCTGGACGATTCCCATCCCCCGGACGGTTGGGACGGTCACCCGGTCTGTTCGGACGGTCGCCTGGTCGATTCGGTCGGTCACCCGGTCTGTTGGGACGGTTGCCTGGACGATTCCCATCCCCCGGACGGTTGGGACGGTCGCCCGGTCGGTTCGGTCGGTCGCCCGGTCTGTTGGGACGGTCGCCTGGACGATTCCCATCACCCGGACGGTTAGGACGGTCGCCCGGTCGGTTCGGTCGGTCGCCCGGTCTGTTGGGACGGTCGCCTGGACGATTCCCATCACCCGGACGGTTAGGACGGTCGCCCGGTCGATTCGGTCGGTCACCCGGTCTGTTGGGACGGTCGCCCGGACGGTTGGGACGATTGCCTGGACGATTGCCACCGGGACGATTCCCTGCCTGACCTGGTAGCGTCACCGGACGTTGCATTCCTAGAAAACCACCAAGATCCCCAGGGGACGGCCGCCCGCTGCCGGGGCGATTCCCACCGGGACGATTACCGCCAGGCCGATTACCACTACCGGGACGGTTGATGTTGGGACGATTGCCACCAGGCCGATTCCCGCCACCGGGACGATTGGGGCGATTCATCGAGGGTCGATTCCCGTTTCCCGGCCGGCCTCCACCGGCGAGTCCAGGAACACTGGGACGTTTTGACGGTCGTGTCGATGGTCGATTTGATGGCCGAGTTCCCGGACGCGTTGATGGCCGATTGATGTTGGGACGATTCGTTCCTGGCCGTTTGTTGCTGGGCCGCGAAGCGAGATTCGGTCGACTGGAACCAGGACGCGTCGTGGGCCGCTGGGGCCTCTTCGGCCGAGAGCTGCCACTCGGGCGCCTCGATGGCTTCAAACCACCGCTGGGCCGGGTGCGATTGGGACGCGATGTCGGCCGCTTGACTTGCGGACGATTTTTCGGCCGACTTGCGGTAGACGGTTTTCTAGCTGGACGCGAGGAGGACCGTTTCGGGGAACTGGTACGGGGCTTCTGACGCGACGCTCCCTGCGGGCGCGCACGTCCTCCTCCTCTCTGTCCTCCTCTCTGTCCTCCTCTCTGTCCTCCTCTCTGTCCTCCTCTCTGTCCTCCTCTCTGCCCTCCGCCCTTCTGGGCTCCGCCTTTGCGACCTCCGCCGCGATTTCCGATGGCAAAACTCTCGCCGGGCACCAGCAATAAAATGATGACGATAACTGTGCAGATTCGTAATCGGTTCATGGCGATTCTCCTTTGTCTGTGGCTTCCGCTTCGTTCACCGCGGCATCCGCATCCTCGATACGGACGACAGTCACCGCATCCGAAGCCGGAACCAATTCGCCATCGATTGTTTCCCCAATTGTTTGAACGCTAATCGTTTCATCATCCACCCGCGTAATCACCTGAGTTCCAGATGACACCCGACCATCACCATGAACGTGCGACATTTTGATCATCCAGTCTTCGTCATTCTTCGAAGCAAAACCCTCGCCGAAGGAGCCATCCGAGTGAAAGGTCCAGGAACGGATTTGCTTGTTCAGGGGATCCCAGCCGATGACCTGTGTTCCGCTAAGCGATTCGCCATCTTCATGTTGGACGTTAAAAGAACGGATCAGAAACGCGCGACTCTCCGACCAGCGCACCGTCGTGATCACGCTCGCGTTCTCGACATCGTCCTGCCAAGTTCCAACGAGCCACTCCAACTCTTTAAGAGCATCATAGGACGTCGTTGGCGTGGGGAGATCGCGTTCCTGTGAATTGCTGATCAGCCAATGGTCCTGTTCTTTGACCAACAGGGCTGTGTAACCCGACTCGATAGGGTCACCTTCGCCTGTGACTAGGGTCACTTGCCCTTCGACCAGTGCGATATCGGGCCGGACCATCCGCACTGTATCGGCGTGTCCCGACAATCGCGCTTGCGGGTATTGTTTAAAAAACTCAGCAAATTCCTGTTGCAGGCTTTCCCGCCCCTCTGTTCGTTCACCGGTTTCCAGGTCGATCGAAACTCCGTCAGCGGACCAATGGTTTGCCACAACTGCTGCATCATGCTTGTTAAAAACAGTGACGTACGCGCGAAGCTGTTCACGAACGGCCGCCTCGGTCGGGTCCATTTCCGCTGGGGAGGTGTCCAAAGTTGCCGCAGTGGCGTTCCCCTCAGTGGGCGATTTGTTGGTGGTGCTGTCGTCAGCCCAGTTCAGCCGACTGCAGACAATCAATATTCCCAAAAGCAATGCAGTTTGTTTCATCAGTGTGATCTCCGGATGAACATAGAGAGGTGTGGCTCCGCAGAACGGAAAAAGTAATTCTGCTGATCAATTGTGACACCGAGGACACGTTCAAATAAATCAGTCGTTGCTAGACTTGTCGCCAACACGATGTTTGGCTGCGGTTCGGACTGAGTAAAATGTCATGTGTCATTCCAGTGCGTGTCATTCCTTGTCTGTTGAGTAAGTGATCTTGGTTGCTCCGATCTTACCATTAAATGTGAATGGTGCTTGATCGTAGTAGTCAAGAGAGACCGGTGAATCTTTGTCAGTGCCGATGTCAAATGTCGCGTTGGATGTGAAATGCAGTGACATGGCGGCGAGGACACGGTCCTTGGCAACTTGTTCGCCATTGACTTTCAGTGTGACATCCATGGGCCCGCCGATCTTATCGACAAGTTTGGACTCGACTTCGATCGTGACCTTACCGGTCGGTAGTTTTTCCTGGGAACGGATTTTGGTTCGCTGGATCTCAAAGAGATTGAATTCGTAGCAGAGGATACCATCCTTTACGTAGCAGGTGATGCCTCCGGAAAATCCGGCGAGCGCATAGAGCACTCCGTTGGCATTTTCAGGGATGTCTACTTCCATGGAAACGAGGCTGCTGACCTTGCCAAGTTTGGGTGCAGCAGATTCTGGCATACCGATAATCGGATGATCGAACGTCCACTCGGTGAGACTCGATGCGGGCGCGTCTTCTGGGTGATACAGTGCGGTGGACCACAGGCCGCCTCCGATAGGAAGGTTCTTGTTCTTGGCGGACTCGGTCAGGAAGAGGGCCTTCATTTCCTCTAGCTTTCCAGGCATTTTCTCTGCAAGATCGTTCGACTGACTCCAGTCTTCGTCGAGGTTATACAGTTCCCACGTGTCGGTGAGTGGCGACCATTCGCGGATTCCTTTGGGAATGCCGCCGACCCACGGTTCGCGGGGACCACGCGCGCAGGCGAACCAGCCATCCTGATAGATGCTGCGGCTAGCCATGATATCGAAGAACTGGGTGGTCTTCGTACCTGCGGCCTTTGCATCGTCGAAGGTATAACTCATGCTGACCCCATCGAAGGGGTCCTGGGTGAATCCATTGACGACCTGCGGCGCAGGAATGTCGAGGATGTCATAGACGGTGGGGACAATATCATTGACATGATGAAACTGGGGACGTGGAGTGGCGTCGGCTTTGATCGACTTCGGCCAGGAGATGGCCATCGGTTGGCGGATGCCGCCGAAGTAGGCGCCTTGAAGTTTCGTGCCTTTGTAGGGCGTACTGCCGGCCCAGGCCCAACCGGCGTGATACATATTGTCGGTTTTGTCGGTGCCCAGGGCATCGAGACCGCCGAGTTCTTCGAGGGCTTCGAGATGTTGAGAGATTTTTGTGGGGATGGCGTTTTGAGCGAGTTGTTCGCTAATGGTGCCGTAAAGCCCTTCGGCAGAGGAACCGTTGTCGCCCCAAATATAAAGAATGAGTGTGTTGTCGAGGTCGCCTTGTGCCGTGATTTCGTCGATAAGACGACCGGCTTGGGCGTCGGCGTGCTCAGTGAAACCGGCAAATACTTCCATCAATCGGCGCTGGAAGGGCTTTTCGTTTTCGGGTATCGATTCCCAAGCGGCCATCGATTCGGCGCGTGGGGTGAGCCCGGTGTTTTTAGGAATCCAATCCAGTTTCTTCTGATTGGCGAATACGCGCTCGCGATAAGCGTCCCAGCCGTCGTCGAACTTGCCTTTGTATTTGTCCGCCCATTCTTTCATTACCTGATGCGGGCCATGGGACGCGCCAGGCGCCCAGTAGATAAACCAAGGCTTGTCGGGCGAATATGCTTTCTGCTCGCGCATCCAGTGGATGGCGTCATCGGCAATATCTTCGGAAAGATGGTAGTGGTTGTTGCCGCCGGAGGTCTCCGGCCGGTCGACGTAGGTCGTGTTGCGCACCAAGGTGGGTTCGTATTGCGATGCCTCTCCGGCAAGAAAACCGTAGAAGTACTCGAAACCGTAGCCAGTCGGCCAATAGTCGAAGGGGCCTTTCGAAGTGATCTGCTCCTCAGGCGTGTTGTGCCACTTGCCAAAGCTGGCGGTGTTGTAGCCATAACACTTTAATACCTCGGCCATCGTGGCGGATGTCTTGGGAATCACACCGCTGAAACCGTCGAAGTCGTTGGCAATGGCGGCGATCTGACCGTTGCCCACGCGCGTGTGGTTTCGCCCTGTTAACAAGGAGGCTCTTGTGGGCGAACACATTGCAGTCGAGTGAAAGCGATTGTAGGAAATGCCAGCCTTGGCGATGCGGTCGAGCGTCGGCGTATGGATCTCGCCACCGTAGGTGGATGGCGTGGCAGCGCCGACGTCATCGATCAAGATGATGAGGATATTCGGCGCGTCTGCCTTCAGCCGCTTCGGCTCCACGCGTTTCTTGTAAGTGGAACTTTCAATGGTGACTCCAGCCTGAGAACCAGACGAGGGAGGAGGAAAGGGCAAAATATCTTGGGCAGTCGCTACCGATGCGCATGCGATGAGGCAAACGACGGCTCGCGCCAATGTGACTTTCAATTGAGCAATCATAATTCAATTCCGTGATGTCATGTCTCGATGTGACATATTAAGTATCGCGAGGAATTAGGGTCTCTGAACGGTTCTCCGATCATTTGTCAAAACCGCGTGCTTTGTAGAACCGCTCAAGCGGAACGTTTTTAAGGTTGCTGATCAGTGAGAACATCATTTGCTGTTCAGCGATATTGAACCAGTTGTCATGTTTGATAATCAAGAATTCCCAAGCGGCATAGCGCCGGCCATGCCGTTTTCGGTTATCAGTCCGGATCGACCGATGCAGTCGTATTGGGCCGAATTTTCTACTTGAGGACCTCGTCGGTCTAACGTTTTTTTAAATTCACTTTGACACTCTGAATACTGCCGTTGAACTCAAACGGTCTTCGGTCAAAATAGTCGAGCGAAACCGTTGATCCGAGGTCTGCGCCAACATCGAAGGATTCGCTGGCGCTGAATGCGACTGGGACTGTGCGTTTGAGTTCAACCTGGCCGACTTGCTTCTTGTCCACAAAAAAAGTGACGGTTCCCGATTGTCCAGGCCCAGTGATATCGGTGACGACCTTAATCTTGTGCTGACCGGCGGGGATCGGTTCGGCGCTGCGGGCCGTGTATTGCTCGATGATCAGCATATTGTACAAGTAGACGAGGCGGCCTTGGTCCATATAGAGCGTGAGGCCACCGCCGGAACCGCCCAGTGCATACAGCACACCGCTGGCATTCTTGGGAATGTCGAGGTCGATCTCGACGGTGTTGCTTTCTCGTCCCAATCCGGGCGCGGTGAACTCAGGCATGCGCCGCGTATTGGCATTGAATGTCCAGCTCGTGTAGGGCGTGGTGATGCGATCTTCGGGATGCAAACGCAGCCAGTTGCCGGCGCCGATCGGGAAATCCTTGTTGTCGTTGGCGAGCAAAAGGAATTCTTTTTTCAACTCCGCAAGTTTTTCCGGCATGCTTTGAGCAAGATTGTTCGCCTGTGAAAAATCCTGCGTGACATTGTAAAGTTCCCACTCGTCGGTGGCAGAATCCCATTTTGCGACGCGGGGGACCGATGCGGGTGTGTTCCACGGGATGAACGGGCCGAACGCACATGCGATCCAACCATCTTTGTAGATGGCGCGGCTGCCATTGTTGTCGAAGAATTGGACATTCTTGCGCGGTTTGGCTTGCGCATCGGTAAATGTATAGGCGAAGCTTGTTCCGTCGATGGGTATCTGTTTTTGGCCGTTGACGACTTTGGGTGGCGTGATGCCCAAGATTTCGTAGAGGGTCGGTGCCACATCGATGACGTGGCTAAACTGATTCCGGATGGTTTTGTCTGGAGGAATGCCTTTAGGCCAGGAGATGATCATCGGGTTACGAGTGCCGCCGAAATGCGAAGCCACGAGCTTGGTCGCCTGAAACGGAGTGCTTCCAGCCCAGGCCCATCCCGCGTGATACATATTGTCGGTCTTGGATGAACCGAGGACCTCGAGGCCGCCCAGAGTTTCTAACGCAGCAAGCTGCTGCTCAACAGTGTTCGGGATGTTATTTTGCGCGAGCAATTCACTGATGGAACCTTGCTGGCCTTCGGAGCTGGATCCGTTGTCGCCGTAGATAAAAATGATGAGTGTGTTTTCACGGAGGCCGCGCTCTTCAAGGCCTGTGATCAACTTGCCGACTTGTGCATCGGTGTGTTCAGCAAATCCCGCGAACAGTTCCATACCGCGGCGTTGGAAGGCAAGTTGGTCTGGCGGAATATCCGCCCAAGCTTGCATCGTTTCGGGGCGGGGCGTGAGCTGCGTGCCGGGGGGAATGATGCCCATTTCAAGCTGACGTTTATGAACGCGTTCCCGATAGGCATCCCAGCCGTCATCGAACTTGCCTTTGTATTTGTCCGCCCACTCGGGAAAGATGTGATGCGGTCCGTGGACGGCCCCTGGCGCCCAATACATTAGAAACGGCTTGTCGGGTGCATAGGCCTGGTGTTCGTCGATCCAGGCGAGCGATTTTTGCACCATGTCTTGGGTGAGATGATAGGTGGGGTCGTCGTGCGGAGGCTCGACGGCATCGTAGTTTTCTACAAGGCGCGGCTCGTATTGCGAAGTCTCCCCGGCGAGAAAGCCGTAGAAATGCTCAAATCCGTAGCCATTCGGCCAGCGGTCCTTGGGACCGATCGCGGTCGTTTCGGTGGCGGGGGTATTGTGCCACTTGCCAAAAGCTGAGGTGTGATAGCCGTAGTTTTTCAGCACTTCAGCAATGGTCGCAGCCGTCTTGGGGATCACGCCGGTGTAGCCGTCAAAGGCAATGGCGCGTTCTGCGATGGTACCGGTCCCGACGCGTGTATGATTGCGTCCCGTCAGAAGCGAAGCCCGCGTCGGGGAACAGATTGAAGTCGTGTGAAACGCATTGTAGCGAATACCTTCGTTGGCGAGCTTGGTCATCGTCGGCGTGTGAACCTCGCCGCCGAAGGTCTCGGAGATACCAAAGCCTACATCGTCGATCAGTACGATCAAAATATTGGGGGAATCGGCGGGAAGTCGTTGTGGATCCTGGGGCCA
Coding sequences within it:
- a CDS encoding arylsulfatase produces the protein MIAQLKVTLARAVVCLIACASVATAQDILPFPPPSSGSQAGVTIESSTYKKRVEPKRLKADAPNILIILIDDVGAATPSTYGGEIHTPTLDRIAKAGISYNRFHSTAMCSPTRASLLTGRNHTRVGNGQIAAIANDFDGFSGVIPKTSATMAEVLKCYGYNTASFGKWHNTPEEQITSKGPFDYWPTGYGFEYFYGFLAGEASQYEPTLVRNTTYVDRPETSGGNNHYHLSEDIADDAIHWMREQKAYSPDKPWFIYWAPGASHGPHQVMKEWADKYKGKFDDGWDAYRERVFANQKKLDWIPKNTGLTPRAESMAAWESIPENEKPFQRRLMEVFAGFTEHADAQAGRLIDEITAQGDLDNTLILYIWGDNGSSAEGLYGTISEQLAQNAIPTKISQHLEALEELGGLDALGTDKTDNMYHAGWAWAGSTPYKGTKLQGAYFGGIRQPMAISWPKSIKADATPRPQFHHVNDIVPTVYDILDIPAPQVVNGFTQDPFDGVSMSYTFDDAKAAGTKTTQFFDIMASRSIYQDGWFACARGPREPWVGGIPKGIREWSPLTDTWELYNLDEDWSQSNDLAEKMPGKLEEMKALFLTESAKNKNLPIGGGLWSTALYHPEDAPASSLTEWTFDHPIIGMPESAAPKLGKVSSLVSMEVDIPENANGVLYALAGFSGGITCYVKDGILCYEFNLFEIQRTKIRSQEKLPTGKVTIEVESKLVDKIGGPMDVTLKVNGEQVAKDRVLAAMSLHFTSNATFDIGTDKDSPVSLDYYDQAPFTFNGKIGATKITYSTDKE
- a CDS encoding arylsulfatase, which encodes MCCVLCLTFSRAAQAQNGDGSVLPFPPTQMNQSVAKPRLQDSTMKWPQDPQRLPADSPNILIVLIDDVGFGISETFGGEVHTPTMTKLANEGIRYNAFHTTSICSPTRASLLTGRNHTRVGTGTIAERAIAFDGYTGVIPKTAATIAEVLKNYGYHTSAFGKWHNTPATETTAIGPKDRWPNGYGFEHFYGFLAGETSQYEPRLVENYDAVEPPHDDPTYHLTQDMVQKSLAWIDEHQAYAPDKPFLMYWAPGAVHGPHHIFPEWADKYKGKFDDGWDAYRERVHKRQLEMGIIPPGTQLTPRPETMQAWADIPPDQLAFQRRGMELFAGFAEHTDAQVGKLITGLEERGLRENTLIIFIYGDNGSSSEGQQGSISELLAQNNIPNTVEQQLAALETLGGLEVLGSSKTDNMYHAGWAWAGSTPFQATKLVASHFGGTRNPMIISWPKGIPPDKTIRNQFSHVIDVAPTLYEILGITPPKVVNGQKQIPIDGTSFAYTFTDAQAKPRKNVQFFDNNGSRAIYKDGWIACAFGPFIPWNTPASVPRVAKWDSATDEWELYNVTQDFSQANNLAQSMPEKLAELKKEFLLLANDNKDFPIGAGNWLRLHPEDRITTPYTSWTFNANTRRMPEFTAPGLGRESNTVEIDLDIPKNASGVLYALGGSGGGLTLYMDQGRLVYLYNMLIIEQYTARSAEPIPAGQHKIKVVTDITGPGQSGTVTFFVDKKQVGQVELKRTVPVAFSASESFDVGADLGSTVSLDYFDRRPFEFNGSIQSVKVNLKKR
- a CDS encoding YybH family protein, with protein sequence MKQTALLLGILIVCSRLNWADDSTTNKSPTEGNATAATLDTSPAEMDPTEAAVREQLRAYVTVFNKHDAAVVANHWSADGVSIDLETGERTEGRESLQQEFAEFFKQYPQARLSGHADTVRMVRPDIALVEGQVTLVTGEGDPIESGYTALLVKEQDHWLISNSQERDLPTPTTSYDALKELEWLVGTWQDDVENASVITTVRWSESRAFLIRSFNVQHEDGESLSGTQVIGWDPLNKQIRSWTFHSDGSFGEGFASKNDEDWMIKMSHVHGDGRVSSGTQVITRVDDETISVQTIGETIDGELVPASDAVTVVRIEDADAAVNEAEATDKGESP